A part of Nitrospira sp. genomic DNA contains:
- a CDS encoding 1-acyl-sn-glycerol-3-phosphate acyltransferase — MSGVLYGCLWVLARAVSWMCFRYRVEGQVPQTGGMLIAANHASYLDIPLLGCGMRRRAWYLGRNDLFPVPVLNGLLQALGWIPVRLGRLDREAFGKAINLIRAGHVVVIFPEGGRSHDGHLRPPKAGIGVIVSQTGCPVVPAYLKGTFDVLPIGARWPRLRQVTVRFGEPIQFEPGKQKERAEAKQFYQQVSRTVIEHIAALGQVLAPKEKDDLAPDTPNRPTTDAHNAE; from the coding sequence GTGAGTGGGGTTCTCTACGGATGTCTGTGGGTGTTGGCGCGCGCCGTCAGCTGGATGTGCTTTCGGTATCGTGTCGAAGGTCAGGTTCCTCAGACCGGAGGGATGCTGATCGCGGCAAACCATGCCAGCTACCTCGATATTCCACTATTGGGCTGTGGGATGCGTCGGAGGGCCTGGTACTTGGGACGAAACGACTTGTTTCCGGTCCCGGTGTTGAACGGTCTGTTGCAGGCGTTGGGCTGGATACCGGTGAGGCTGGGACGTCTCGACCGAGAGGCGTTTGGGAAAGCGATCAACCTGATTCGAGCAGGGCATGTGGTGGTCATTTTTCCGGAAGGCGGTCGCAGCCATGATGGCCACCTCCGGCCTCCGAAAGCAGGTATCGGAGTGATTGTGTCCCAGACCGGGTGCCCAGTCGTTCCAGCCTATTTGAAAGGAACCTTTGACGTGCTGCCCATCGGGGCTCGCTGGCCTCGGTTGCGTCAGGTTACAGTACGATTTGGGGAACCCATTCAGTTCGAACCAGGAAAACAAAAAGAGAGGGCAGAAGCGAAACAGTTCTATCAACAGGTCAGCCGTACGGTGATCGAGCACATTGCAGCCTTAGGTCAAGTTCTTGCTCCAAAGGAGAAGGACGACCTGGCTCCCGACACACCCAACAGGCCAACCACCGACGCTCACAACGCTGAGTGA
- the aroF gene encoding 3-deoxy-7-phosphoheptulonate synthase, giving the protein MIIVLKPEASESEVDHIIDRLRDLGLKSQISTGQERTIIGVIGDDRILHNQPLTALPGVESVLPILAPWKLVSREFKKEATIIDVGGVKIGAKQLVIMAGPCAVERLELTVGIAHEVKASGATILRGGAYKPRTSPYSFQGLGREGLDYLVEAKKQTGLPVVSEILDTRDIELFLEKADIIQIGARNMQNFELLKEVGAYDKPVLLKRGLSATIKEFLLSAEYIMSRGNQNVMLCERGIRTFETQYRNTLDLAAIPTLKELSHLPVIVDPSHATGKWDLVAPMSKAAVAAGADGLLIEVHSNPECALCDGEESIKPSKFKALMADLRKIAKAVDREL; this is encoded by the coding sequence ATGATCATCGTCTTGAAACCAGAAGCTTCGGAAAGTGAAGTTGACCACATTATCGACCGACTGCGGGATCTGGGCTTAAAATCGCAAATCTCCACGGGCCAGGAACGCACCATTATCGGTGTCATCGGTGATGACCGAATCCTGCACAATCAGCCCTTAACGGCGCTCCCTGGGGTAGAAAGTGTTCTGCCGATCTTAGCACCGTGGAAACTGGTCAGCCGTGAGTTTAAGAAGGAAGCGACGATCATCGATGTCGGTGGTGTCAAAATCGGCGCCAAACAACTTGTCATTATGGCGGGACCCTGCGCAGTCGAGCGACTGGAGCTCACGGTTGGAATCGCACATGAAGTGAAGGCTTCTGGGGCCACGATTCTTCGTGGTGGAGCCTATAAGCCCAGAACGTCACCGTATTCCTTTCAAGGGTTGGGTCGTGAAGGGCTCGACTATTTGGTTGAAGCCAAGAAGCAAACGGGGTTGCCGGTTGTCAGTGAGATTCTTGATACCAGGGACATCGAGCTCTTTCTCGAGAAGGCGGACATTATTCAGATTGGCGCGCGGAACATGCAGAACTTCGAGCTCCTCAAGGAGGTCGGCGCGTACGACAAGCCGGTGCTCTTAAAGCGGGGCCTGTCGGCGACCATCAAGGAGTTTCTGCTGTCGGCCGAATACATCATGTCCCGCGGTAACCAGAACGTGATGTTATGCGAACGGGGCATCCGTACATTCGAAACGCAATATCGCAATACACTGGATCTCGCGGCTATTCCAACATTAAAAGAGCTCTCGCATCTCCCGGTCATCGTTGACCCCAGCCATGCTACGGGAAAGTGGGATCTCGTGGCTCCGATGTCAAAAGCGGCGGTCGCGGCCGGTGCTGATGGCCTGCTCATCGAAGTTCACTCGAACCCTGAGTGTGCGCTGTGTGATGGTGAAGAATCCATCAAGCCCTCGAAGTTCAAAGCCTTGATGGCTGATCTCAGGAAAATCGCGAAAGCTGTAGACAGAGAGCTGTAA
- the sppA gene encoding signal peptide peptidase SppA, which yields MADEVTPAEQPPKRHLLRKAFWLFAVGLGVLILINLLFPDLDLSTEDRIALIRVEGVILDSQTTIGELKRFSENPSIKAIVIRIDSPGGGVVPSQEIYNAVKRVRSKHNKAVIASMGSVAASGGYYIAAATDRIVANPGTLTGSIGVIMETANVEGLLQKIGVEGVVIKSGKYKDVGSPLRKMSADERGLLQGVMDDVHKQFIEAVAEGRSLELRAAQALADGRIFTGRQAKEAKLVDELGDLEDAIQLAAEVVGIEGEPKVIEPRRRFSLREILDSKLSMLFPKLDVQPGVNLKYLMAF from the coding sequence ATGGCGGATGAAGTGACACCAGCGGAACAGCCTCCCAAACGCCATCTACTGCGGAAAGCCTTTTGGCTTTTCGCAGTAGGGCTGGGGGTCCTGATTCTGATCAATCTCTTGTTCCCCGACCTCGATTTATCCACTGAGGACCGCATCGCTCTGATTCGAGTTGAGGGAGTCATTTTGGACTCTCAGACGACCATTGGGGAGCTGAAGCGATTCAGCGAAAATCCTTCCATCAAGGCCATCGTCATTAGAATTGATAGTCCTGGAGGCGGCGTTGTGCCATCACAAGAGATTTATAATGCCGTCAAGCGGGTCAGAAGTAAGCACAACAAGGCGGTGATCGCGTCAATGGGAAGTGTCGCCGCATCGGGAGGATATTACATCGCTGCCGCAACGGATCGGATTGTGGCTAATCCTGGGACTCTGACCGGTAGTATCGGCGTCATCATGGAAACGGCCAATGTGGAAGGGTTACTCCAGAAGATCGGTGTGGAGGGGGTCGTCATTAAGAGCGGAAAGTATAAGGATGTCGGTTCTCCACTTCGTAAGATGAGTGCGGATGAAAGAGGCTTGTTGCAGGGCGTGATGGATGATGTCCATAAGCAGTTTATCGAGGCGGTAGCGGAAGGCCGTTCACTCGAACTCCGGGCTGCTCAAGCGCTGGCCGACGGTCGAATCTTTACCGGACGTCAGGCTAAGGAAGCCAAGCTGGTCGACGAACTCGGCGACTTGGAAGATGCCATTCAACTGGCTGCGGAAGTCGTCGGGATCGAAGGGGAACCGAAGGTCATCGAGCCTCGCCGTCGCTTTTCCCTTCGTGAAATTCTGGACTCGAAACTCAGCATGCTGTTCCCTAAGTTGGATGTTCAGCCGGGTGTGAATTTGAAGTATCTTATGGCCTTCTAG
- a CDS encoding (d)CMP kinase, producing the protein MIIAIDGPAGVGKSTVAKLLAARLGYLYLDTGALYRALAWKALQLRIRPTDQVQVTTLLPVTSIHMQFQQGLVQVLVDGLDVTRDLRTPEVTTAASIVSAIPAVREWLLPIQRQISQRGSVVAEGRDIGTKVFPSAPFKFFLEADATVRVARRHRELVAVGRGETVEATSQDLSDRDQRDRTRSIDPLVPADDARFIDTSTLSPDQVVEQMIAAMSTGS; encoded by the coding sequence GTGATTATCGCGATTGATGGACCAGCAGGGGTGGGCAAGAGTACAGTAGCCAAATTATTGGCGGCTCGTCTTGGCTACCTCTACCTTGATACAGGGGCACTGTACCGAGCCCTCGCATGGAAAGCCTTGCAGTTGAGAATCCGTCCGACTGATCAGGTGCAGGTGACGACACTTCTCCCAGTCACCTCGATTCACATGCAGTTTCAACAGGGCCTGGTGCAGGTCTTGGTCGATGGCTTGGACGTGACAAGGGATCTTCGTACGCCCGAAGTCACGACGGCAGCTTCTATTGTGTCTGCTATCCCCGCCGTCCGTGAATGGCTGTTACCGATCCAGCGTCAGATCAGCCAACGAGGGTCAGTGGTTGCGGAGGGACGGGATATCGGCACAAAGGTGTTTCCCTCTGCACCGTTCAAGTTTTTCTTAGAGGCAGATGCGACGGTACGAGTCGCGCGACGACACCGTGAATTGGTTGCCGTGGGTCGTGGGGAGACGGTTGAAGCCACGTCTCAAGATCTGTCGGACCGAGACCAGCGCGATCGGACCCGTTCGATCGATCCATTGGTTCCAGCAGATGACGCACGATTCATCGATACGTCTACCCTGAGCCCTGATCAAGTAGTGGAGCAGATGATCGCGGCTATGTCGACCGGGTCGTGA
- a CDS encoding VCBS repeat-containing protein, translated as MRVGRPPLYTGPFDSTIIGPLGEQSSGIGDDVTIDIERKPYAARPFLSLLWLFLLIGHVLWACSKSDPYNPPDPFYYFASYKVGKNPTTIVAEDLNHDSFTDLVTTNIASNTLSILLGNGDGTFRDQIQLNVCQEPRSLVMGNFNQDRHADVALACSGGDEIMILLGHGDGKFEEGPRYPVHRAPIALAANDINRDHHTDLVVALRNDKVKIFLGNGTGEFRHGVQYEHGDTPTSVALSDLDADGKLDMVVTNGGPMSNAVSIWLGNGDGSFREPTDYSTGRRPLGVSFADFNNDHHRDLLVINGEKDSFTTFLGNGNATFRSGKDSGADAGPNFGLARDFNGDRIEDVAIVNLQSNDLSILFGKGDGTFHYPPRNYRTKSGPFALSSFHVITSALEEPGLAIADNGSGSVSIFLHRGLKSVATSKARESDASNH; from the coding sequence TTGCGAGTGGGAAGACCGCCTCTGTATACTGGGCCTTTTGATTCGACCATCATAGGCCCATTGGGCGAGCAGAGTTCGGGTATCGGAGACGATGTGACGATTGATATCGAACGGAAACCCTATGCAGCCAGGCCGTTTCTTTCCCTGCTATGGCTGTTCCTTCTCATTGGGCATGTTCTGTGGGCCTGTTCCAAAAGCGATCCGTATAACCCACCTGATCCTTTTTATTATTTTGCCAGCTACAAGGTCGGTAAGAATCCAACCACGATTGTCGCCGAGGACCTCAATCATGACTCGTTCACCGATCTGGTCACCACCAATATTGCGAGTAATACCCTCTCGATCCTGTTAGGGAATGGAGATGGGACATTCAGAGATCAGATCCAGCTGAATGTCTGTCAGGAACCACGTTCCCTCGTGATGGGCAACTTCAATCAGGACCGACATGCTGATGTGGCCTTGGCGTGCTCCGGTGGCGACGAAATCATGATCTTGCTCGGGCATGGAGATGGCAAGTTTGAAGAGGGACCACGTTATCCGGTCCATCGTGCACCCATTGCACTGGCCGCCAACGATATCAACCGCGACCATCATACGGATCTTGTCGTTGCTCTACGGAACGACAAAGTCAAAATTTTTCTAGGGAACGGGACCGGTGAATTTCGACACGGGGTTCAGTACGAACATGGAGATACTCCCACATCCGTTGCCCTCTCCGATCTTGATGCCGATGGGAAGCTAGACATGGTGGTGACGAATGGAGGCCCGATGTCGAATGCCGTCTCCATTTGGCTCGGGAATGGCGACGGTTCTTTTCGGGAGCCCACAGACTATTCGACAGGCCGTCGACCTCTTGGCGTAAGTTTTGCCGACTTCAATAACGATCATCACAGAGATCTACTGGTCATCAACGGAGAGAAGGACAGCTTCACGACATTTCTTGGAAACGGCAACGCGACATTCCGATCCGGTAAGGATTCCGGGGCTGATGCCGGTCCGAACTTTGGGTTGGCGAGAGATTTCAATGGCGATAGGATCGAGGATGTCGCGATCGTCAATCTCCAGTCCAATGACTTGTCGATCTTATTCGGGAAAGGCGATGGGACCTTCCATTACCCACCGAGAAATTACCGCACGAAGTCCGGTCCGTTTGCTCTTTCGTCCTTTCATGTCATAACCTCTGCGCTGGAAGAACCGGGGCTGGCCATCGCCGATAACGGGAGTGGCAGCGTCTCGATCTTTCTTCACCGTGGACTCAAATCCGTTGCGACATCGAAGGCACGAGAGTCGGACGCGAGCAATCACTGA
- a CDS encoding integration host factor subunit beta, translating to MTKAQIIEKVSEQVTTLTKRQAEVVINTIFDCVRDSLKNGDKTEIRGFGSFRLRARRMKEGRNPKTGETVAVPAKRVPFFKAGKELKELLNQQ from the coding sequence ATGACCAAGGCGCAGATCATTGAGAAAGTTTCTGAGCAAGTCACCACGCTGACGAAGCGACAGGCCGAAGTAGTGATCAACACCATTTTCGATTGTGTCAGGGATTCGCTGAAAAATGGCGATAAAACTGAGATCCGTGGCTTCGGCAGCTTTCGTCTGCGGGCTCGTCGAATGAAAGAAGGGCGCAATCCAAAGACCGGAGAGACGGTTGCGGTACCGGCCAAGCGAGTCCCATTTTTCAAGGCCGGCAAAGAGCTGAAGGAATTGCTCAACCAACAGTAG
- the aroA gene encoding 3-phosphoshikimate 1-carboxyvinyltransferase: MTSLTITPGRPLKGTTTVPGDKSLTHRAIILTALGEGTSTVTGYCQGEDCLNTMRALQGMGIPITQTPSELTVCGKGFWGLSEPTGPIDCGNSGTGIRLLTGLLAGQDFFSILTGDESIRRRPMGRVVKPLREMGAAIGGRKGGELAPLAITGTGLHAIEYTSPVASAQIKSSILLAGLFAQGATRYREPRLSRDHTERMFQFFGIPLAREDGVLVLHGRPSVGWRGVHVTIPGDFSAAAFLIVGATIVQGSDITIYNVGMNPTRTGLIDVMRKMGADIQVLGLREAAGEPVADLRVKSSALKGVTIGHDLIPKTIDEFPVLCVAASVAEGDTVISGAEELRVKESDRIATMSRELQAMGALIEERPDGMIIRGLGQGGENGRLNAAGKAQSHGDHRVAMSLAIGGLTAEQSMTIADTSCVDTSFPNFEKTLTDLLTQPG; the protein is encoded by the coding sequence ATGACATCATTGACGATCACCCCGGGCCGGCCACTGAAGGGAACAACCACCGTTCCTGGTGACAAGTCGCTCACCCATCGGGCGATCATCCTCACCGCACTGGGAGAAGGGACGAGCACGGTTACGGGCTATTGCCAGGGAGAGGATTGTCTGAACACGATGAGGGCTCTTCAGGGAATGGGGATTCCTATTACCCAGACTCCGAGCGAATTGACCGTCTGTGGGAAGGGGTTTTGGGGGCTCTCTGAACCAACTGGCCCGATCGATTGCGGCAACTCTGGGACCGGCATCCGTCTGCTTACGGGCCTTCTGGCCGGACAAGATTTTTTCTCGATCCTCACGGGCGATGAATCGATCAGACGGCGTCCTATGGGCCGGGTCGTCAAGCCGCTGCGTGAGATGGGGGCGGCTATTGGAGGCCGTAAGGGAGGAGAGCTGGCGCCATTGGCGATTACAGGGACAGGCCTCCACGCCATTGAGTACACCTCCCCCGTGGCCAGCGCACAGATTAAGTCGTCGATCCTGCTCGCGGGCCTCTTTGCTCAAGGGGCGACCCGGTATCGGGAACCACGTCTCTCGCGAGACCATACTGAGCGGATGTTTCAGTTCTTCGGCATCCCTCTTGCCCGAGAAGACGGTGTGCTGGTCTTGCATGGACGACCATCGGTCGGATGGCGAGGCGTTCATGTGACCATTCCTGGTGATTTCTCGGCAGCCGCATTTCTCATCGTCGGCGCGACGATTGTACAGGGGTCTGATATCACCATTTACAATGTCGGCATGAATCCAACCAGAACCGGTCTCATTGATGTCATGAGGAAGATGGGAGCCGACATTCAGGTTCTGGGTTTGCGAGAAGCGGCTGGCGAACCGGTTGCGGATCTCCGCGTGAAGTCATCCGCGCTGAAAGGCGTGACCATCGGTCATGATCTTATCCCGAAGACGATCGATGAATTTCCCGTGCTGTGTGTGGCTGCTTCTGTGGCGGAGGGGGACACGGTGATTTCCGGAGCCGAGGAACTACGGGTCAAAGAGAGCGACCGAATTGCGACCATGAGTCGCGAGTTGCAGGCTATGGGAGCGCTTATCGAAGAACGGCCTGACGGGATGATCATCCGCGGATTAGGCCAAGGAGGAGAGAACGGCAGGCTGAACGCGGCGGGCAAGGCCCAAAGCCATGGAGACCATCGTGTGGCCATGTCTCTCGCCATCGGTGGGCTGACGGCGGAGCAGAGTATGACGATTGCTGATACGAGCTGCGTGGATACGTCATTTCCAAACTTTGAAAAGACACTCACCGATCTGTTGACCCAACCTGGGTGA
- a CDS encoding 30S ribosomal protein S1, which yields MSTVSNSSDAQLDRDALAALYEETFRNLEEGTITEGRVVALTKDKVVIDIGYKSEGMIPTDQFSSEELQNLKISDRVQVYIEECEDADGNLVLSKEKADKMKIWEELETLHKEEKSIEGKIVSRIKGGMMVDIGVKAFLPGSQIDLHPVRDLDGLVGKTFPLKIIKINHRRGNVVVSRRVLLEETRDKKRQTTLATLKEGQLIQGTVKNITDYGSFIDLGGIDGLLHITDMSWGRVGHPSELFTVGDKAEVTVLKYDRETGRISLGLKQKSADPWTNVAGKYPIGTRVRGRVVSLTDYGAFVELEPGVEGLVHVSEMSWTHEVRHPSRVVAVGDQVEAAVLNVDPASRKISLGMKQTAPNPWDMIEGKYPVGTRIEGKVKSLTDFGAFIGLEEGIDGLIHISDMSWTKHIKHPSELFKKGQKVEAIVLRIDKEKERLSLGYKQLARDPWDEAIPARYHIGDSVTGKVSKVADFGIFIELDAGVEGLIHVSESGLEPSAKLEEKFKLQDDVTAKIIKVDREERKIALSLRDHQQDWERKQVDDYHSTQGVLDQSLGRAAKQSRKRSQPDDQN from the coding sequence ATGAGTACGGTATCCAACAGCAGTGACGCTCAGTTAGACCGCGATGCATTAGCCGCGTTATACGAAGAAACTTTTCGGAACCTTGAAGAAGGCACGATTACCGAGGGTCGGGTCGTGGCCCTGACCAAGGACAAGGTCGTCATCGATATCGGGTACAAATCAGAAGGTATGATTCCGACTGATCAGTTCTCTTCCGAGGAGCTTCAGAATCTTAAGATCAGTGACCGGGTCCAAGTCTATATCGAAGAATGTGAAGACGCAGACGGCAATCTTGTCCTTTCCAAGGAAAAAGCCGACAAGATGAAAATTTGGGAGGAACTCGAGACTCTCCACAAGGAAGAGAAGAGCATAGAAGGGAAGATTGTCTCACGCATCAAAGGCGGCATGATGGTCGATATTGGTGTCAAAGCGTTCTTGCCCGGCTCGCAAATCGATCTTCATCCAGTTCGTGATCTGGATGGGCTCGTTGGAAAGACCTTCCCCCTGAAGATCATCAAGATCAACCACCGGCGAGGGAATGTGGTCGTGTCAAGGCGTGTGTTGTTGGAAGAAACCAGGGATAAAAAGCGGCAGACAACGCTGGCTACGCTCAAGGAAGGACAACTCATCCAGGGGACCGTCAAAAACATCACCGACTACGGATCGTTCATTGATCTCGGCGGGATTGACGGGTTGTTGCACATCACCGACATGTCGTGGGGGCGAGTTGGACACCCATCGGAACTGTTTACGGTGGGAGATAAAGCCGAAGTCACCGTTCTGAAGTACGATCGCGAAACCGGTCGCATTTCTCTCGGGCTCAAGCAGAAGAGTGCGGATCCCTGGACCAATGTAGCCGGTAAGTATCCGATTGGCACCAGAGTCCGTGGTCGTGTGGTCAGTCTGACCGATTACGGAGCGTTCGTAGAGCTCGAGCCGGGTGTCGAGGGATTAGTGCACGTTTCCGAGATGTCGTGGACGCACGAAGTCCGACACCCATCGAGAGTCGTCGCGGTTGGTGATCAAGTGGAAGCCGCGGTGCTCAATGTCGACCCCGCGAGCCGCAAGATCTCATTAGGCATGAAACAAACGGCGCCCAATCCCTGGGACATGATCGAAGGCAAATATCCGGTCGGGACTCGTATTGAGGGAAAGGTAAAGAGCCTGACTGATTTCGGTGCCTTCATTGGACTTGAAGAGGGGATTGACGGGCTCATTCATATTTCCGACATGTCGTGGACGAAGCACATCAAGCATCCCTCTGAGTTGTTCAAAAAAGGACAAAAAGTGGAAGCGATTGTGTTACGTATCGACAAAGAAAAAGAACGGCTCTCGTTGGGCTATAAACAGTTGGCGCGTGATCCGTGGGATGAGGCGATTCCAGCGCGCTATCACATCGGGGATTCAGTGACCGGCAAGGTGTCGAAAGTCGCTGATTTTGGAATCTTTATCGAGTTGGACGCTGGGGTGGAAGGCTTAATCCATGTCAGCGAATCTGGTCTTGAACCCTCTGCGAAGCTCGAAGAAAAGTTTAAGTTGCAGGATGACGTGACGGCGAAGATAATCAAGGTCGATCGAGAGGAACGCAAAATCGCACTCAGTCTTCGGGACCATCAACAGGATTGGGAGCGTAAGCAGGTTGACGACTATCACTCAACACAAGGTGTGCTGGACCAGAGTCTGGGGCGGGCGGCCAAACAGAGCCGGAAGCGGTCGCAACCGGACGACCAAAACTAA
- a CDS encoding D-alanyl-D-alanine carboxypeptidase, producing MEDYSRTRATHPVSYVPQPLPWKRIPAHSILLKELRSGRILYEYEVGKRLSPASLTKIMSTLIILEKGRLNDLATVSRNAARAPKTHLRLKVGEVFRLGDLLKAMMMVSANDACLAAVEHVGGDEEQFVKLMNAKAVALGLSGTHFSNGCGFDGPDHYSTAEDLAALSEVAMRNAVFRDLVREEREIITPVSGYRAYVLHNTNRLLGRIPGVVGVKTGFTSKAGRCLIAKVSQNGSDLLLVILNSNRRWNTAKSLIDYGFRLTTPQ from the coding sequence ATGGAGGACTATTCTAGGACGCGAGCCACGCATCCTGTCAGCTATGTTCCACAACCCCTCCCCTGGAAGCGAATTCCAGCGCACAGTATTCTCCTAAAGGAATTGCGATCGGGTCGCATCCTGTACGAGTACGAGGTGGGGAAACGTCTCTCGCCGGCCAGTCTCACCAAGATTATGTCGACGCTGATCATCCTTGAGAAAGGCCGCCTCAATGATCTGGCCACCGTGAGCCGGAATGCGGCGAGGGCCCCCAAGACTCACTTGCGACTCAAGGTTGGAGAAGTCTTTCGCCTTGGGGATTTGCTCAAGGCGATGATGATGGTCTCAGCCAATGACGCCTGCCTGGCGGCTGTCGAGCATGTCGGCGGCGATGAAGAGCAGTTTGTAAAATTGATGAATGCCAAGGCTGTGGCACTTGGACTATCCGGCACGCATTTCAGCAACGGGTGCGGGTTCGACGGCCCAGATCATTACTCGACAGCTGAAGATCTGGCAGCACTCAGTGAAGTGGCGATGCGAAACGCGGTGTTCCGAGACCTTGTCAGAGAGGAACGTGAAATTATCACACCGGTTAGTGGATATCGCGCCTACGTCCTGCATAACACAAATCGTTTACTCGGCCGCATTCCCGGTGTGGTAGGGGTGAAGACCGGATTCACTTCCAAAGCCGGTCGATGCCTTATCGCGAAGGTTTCTCAAAATGGCAGCGATCTGCTTCTCGTGATCCTGAATTCCAATCGTCGGTGGAATACCGCAAAAAGCCTCATCGATTACGGGTTTCGTCTCACAACCCCTCAATAG
- a CDS encoding prephenate dehydrogenase/arogenate dehydrogenase family protein, producing MAVHFKQVAIIGVGLIGGSLGMILRRKALADHVVGVGRRVENLKTAVALGAIDRYVADPQEGVRGADLVVLATPVDTYERHLHEWAHCLAPTAIVSDVGSVKGTLVEQSEAAMPAGVHFVGAHPIAGKEKTGVAAGSDQLFTGARCILTPTTRTDPAALDRVRQLWEEAGSIVLTMDPHLHDQILGAVSHLPHVAAFALMNALAELRDQQVPSLDLAGHSGGGLRDTTRIAASSPEMWRDIFLWNPDNVVSYIDRYVRALENVKQLIKDRDAAGIEKLLERAKGEREKLNRPSRGHS from the coding sequence ATGGCCGTTCATTTCAAGCAGGTTGCCATCATTGGTGTGGGGTTGATCGGTGGATCACTCGGGATGATCCTCCGGAGGAAGGCCTTGGCTGATCACGTCGTCGGCGTCGGCCGGCGTGTCGAAAATCTCAAGACTGCGGTTGCGTTAGGTGCGATCGATCGATACGTGGCTGATCCTCAAGAGGGTGTGCGTGGAGCGGATTTAGTGGTGCTTGCGACACCGGTCGATACGTATGAGCGACATCTCCATGAATGGGCCCATTGCCTTGCTCCTACTGCGATCGTTAGTGATGTGGGCAGTGTGAAAGGCACCTTGGTTGAACAGTCAGAAGCGGCGATGCCGGCAGGCGTGCACTTTGTCGGGGCCCATCCCATCGCGGGAAAAGAAAAGACGGGAGTCGCGGCCGGGTCCGATCAACTGTTCACGGGCGCACGCTGTATTCTGACGCCAACAACACGAACCGATCCGGCGGCACTTGATCGGGTGAGGCAGCTGTGGGAAGAAGCCGGTTCGATTGTCTTAACGATGGATCCGCATCTGCACGACCAAATCCTGGGAGCCGTCAGTCATCTGCCCCATGTGGCCGCCTTTGCACTGATGAATGCCCTAGCCGAGCTTCGCGATCAGCAGGTCCCCTCATTGGATCTTGCCGGCCACTCCGGAGGAGGCTTACGGGATACGACCAGGATCGCCGCGAGTTCTCCGGAAATGTGGCGAGACATTTTCTTGTGGAATCCGGATAATGTCGTGTCCTATATCGACAGATATGTACGGGCCCTGGAAAACGTGAAGCAACTGATTAAAGATAGGGATGCTGCTGGAATCGAAAAGTTGCTCGAACGGGCCAAAGGCGAACGTGAGAAGTTGAATCGTCCCTCTCGGGGCCACTCATGA